One genomic region from Aliarcobacter cryaerophilus ATCC 43158 encodes:
- a CDS encoding efflux RND transporter permease subunit, with protein sequence MISAFFIRNPVFAGVLSIIIFLVGLVSMTNLPIEQYPKVLPPQIVVSTNYPGASANTIAKTVAAPLEQQINGAKDMIYMNSLADDSGNLSISVYFEVGTDPDSAKIDVNNRVQAALSSMPEQVQRVGVVVGEKSPSILLFAMLQSPNNTYDSIYLSNYALLNMVETLKRVEGVGDAMIFGAKDYSIRVWLDPSKLSKYSLATTDVISVIKEQNNQYAAGKIAAEPIANKQMYTYTIQTPERFDDPVQFANIVIRSNPDGSSLKLKDVATIELGASNYSMQTRLNNAPSLPIGVFLQSEANALESAAAIKKALEEASKNFPEDMTYTIPYDSTDFITASIEEVVKTFVEALILVILIIFLFLQNWRATIIPLIAVPVSIVGAFAGMYAFGFSINLLTLFGLVLAIGIVVDDAIIVIENIERHMDMGKTPKEAGFAAMKEVTGALIAIILVLGAVFVPVTFMGGLSGEMYRQFAITIVISVLISGFVALTLTPALCVRILKNKKHEPKGFFKWFNTMFDKATEGYSFLVKKTIRYSLISMLLFGGLIFISYDMFKGMKTGLVPDEDQGTIFIFGFNPPGSSLSRTIELSEEINSIISKDPNVKNIITLAGYDFTTSAQRTHTVATIVKLKDWDERPESSQSAQALLKKFSGQLMGTSEGFSIAVIPPAIIGMSVTGGFDMYVQDRTGGSVEDLQKVVNEVIEKAKTRPELMGVRTSLSATIPQYKMDVDIEKAKAKGVSVNDIYNTINATFGSFYVNDFSLYGRTYKVNMQAIDTYRSNVEDMQYIYVKSANGDLLPLDAFVTLKKEVGADIIERFNLFQAAKVSGQPAAGYSSGDALKAIEEVSKEVLPQGYTISWVGTAYQEKQIGGSSAQAFIFGIIFLFLILAALYEKWLLPIAVVLAVPFAIFGAILATNLRGLDNNIYFQVGLLVLAGLAAKNAILIVEFALQKRKEGYNLIDSALEAAKVRLRPIVMTSLAFTIGVMPLAISSGAGAASKHSIGTGVVGGMLTATFLAILFIPLFYVLISRLSREKEGNIAEDLKKEEEENNSEK encoded by the coding sequence GCAAGTGCAAATACTATTGCTAAAACAGTAGCAGCTCCTCTTGAGCAACAAATTAATGGTGCTAAAGATATGATTTATATGAACTCTTTAGCTGATGATAGTGGAAACTTATCAATTAGTGTATATTTTGAAGTAGGAACTGATCCTGATAGTGCAAAAATTGATGTTAACAACAGAGTTCAAGCAGCACTCTCTTCAATGCCTGAGCAAGTTCAAAGAGTTGGAGTTGTTGTAGGAGAAAAATCTCCTAGTATTCTTTTATTTGCTATGCTTCAATCTCCAAATAATACTTATGATTCAATCTACTTATCAAACTATGCTTTGTTAAATATGGTTGAAACTCTAAAAAGAGTTGAAGGTGTTGGAGATGCTATGATTTTTGGAGCAAAAGATTACTCTATTAGAGTTTGGCTTGACCCTTCAAAACTATCAAAATACTCTCTTGCTACAACTGATGTTATATCTGTTATAAAAGAGCAAAACAATCAATATGCAGCTGGAAAAATTGCAGCTGAACCAATTGCTAATAAGCAAATGTACACATATACAATTCAAACTCCAGAGAGATTTGATGATCCTGTTCAGTTTGCTAATATTGTAATTCGTTCAAATCCTGATGGAAGTAGTTTAAAACTTAAAGATGTTGCTACAATAGAACTAGGTGCTAGTAATTATAGTATGCAAACAAGATTAAACAACGCTCCTTCTTTACCTATTGGAGTATTTTTACAAAGTGAAGCAAATGCTTTAGAATCAGCAGCAGCTATTAAAAAAGCATTAGAAGAAGCTAGTAAAAACTTCCCTGAAGATATGACATATACTATTCCTTATGATAGTACAGATTTTATTACAGCATCAATTGAAGAGGTTGTAAAAACATTTGTTGAAGCACTTATTTTAGTTATTTTAATTATTTTCTTGTTTTTACAAAACTGGCGAGCTACAATTATTCCTTTAATTGCTGTTCCTGTATCAATTGTTGGAGCATTTGCAGGAATGTATGCTTTTGGATTTAGTATAAATCTTCTAACACTTTTTGGACTTGTTTTAGCTATTGGTATTGTTGTTGATGATGCTATTATAGTTATTGAAAATATAGAACGACACATGGATATGGGTAAAACTCCAAAAGAAGCAGGTTTTGCTGCTATGAAAGAAGTAACTGGAGCTTTAATTGCTATTATTTTAGTTTTAGGAGCTGTTTTTGTACCTGTTACTTTTATGGGTGGTTTAAGTGGTGAAATGTATAGACAATTTGCTATTACTATTGTTATATCAGTTTTAATATCTGGATTTGTTGCTCTTACTTTAACACCAGCACTGTGTGTAAGAATATTAAAAAATAAAAAACATGAACCAAAAGGCTTTTTCAAATGGTTTAATACTATGTTTGATAAAGCAACTGAAGGTTATTCATTTTTAGTTAAAAAAACTATTAGATACTCTTTAATATCTATGTTGTTATTTGGTGGATTAATTTTTATATCTTATGATATGTTTAAAGGGATGAAAACAGGACTTGTTCCAGATGAAGATCAAGGTACAATATTTATATTTGGATTTAATCCTCCAGGTTCATCGCTATCAAGAACTATTGAGTTAAGTGAAGAGATTAATTCAATTATTTCAAAAGACCCAAATGTTAAAAATATTATAACTCTTGCTGGTTATGACTTTACAACAAGTGCTCAAAGAACACATACTGTTGCTACTATTGTTAAACTAAAAGATTGGGATGAAAGACCAGAATCAAGTCAATCAGCTCAAGCACTTCTAAAAAAATTTAGTGGACAACTAATGGGAACTAGTGAAGGATTCTCAATTGCTGTTATACCTCCTGCTATTATTGGTATGAGTGTTACAGGTGGATTTGATATGTATGTTCAAGATAGAACAGGTGGAAGTGTTGAAGATTTACAAAAAGTTGTAAATGAAGTAATTGAAAAAGCAAAAACAAGACCAGAACTAATGGGAGTTAGAACTTCACTATCTGCAACTATTCCACAATATAAAATGGATGTAGATATTGAGAAAGCAAAAGCAAAAGGTGTAAGTGTAAATGATATTTATAATACTATAAATGCAACTTTTGGAAGTTTTTATGTAAATGATTTCTCACTTTATGGAAGAACTTATAAAGTAAATATGCAAGCTATTGATACTTATAGATCAAATGTTGAAGATATGCAATATATATATGTAAAATCAGCAAATGGGGATCTTTTACCTTTAGATGCTTTTGTAACTTTGAAAAAAGAGGTTGGAGCTGATATTATAGAGAGATTTAATCTTTTCCAAGCTGCAAAAGTTTCAGGACAACCAGCTGCTGGATATAGTTCTGGAGATGCATTAAAAGCTATAGAAGAAGTATCAAAAGAGGTTTTACCACAAGGATATACAATATCTTGGGTAGGAACTGCTTATCAAGAGAAACAAATAGGTGGAAGTTCTGCTCAAGCCTTTATATTTGGTATTATTTTCTTATTTCTAATTCTAGCAGCACTATATGAAAAATGGTTACTTCCAATAGCAGTTGTTTTAGCCGTACCTTTTGCTATTTTTGGAGCTATTTTAGCTACAAATTTAAGAGGACTTGACAACAATATATATTTCCAAGTTGGGCTTTTGGTACTTGCTGGATTGGCTGCTAAAAATGCAATTTTGATTGTAGAGTTTGCCTTACAAAAAAGAAAAGAGGGATACAATCTAATTGATTCAGCACTAGAAGCTGCAAAAGTAAGATTAAGACCAATAGTTATGACTTCTTTGGCATTTACTATTGGTGTTATGCCTCTTGCAATTAGTAGTGGAGCAGGAGCTGCTAGTAAGCACTCTATTGGAACAGGAGTTGTTGGTGGAATGCTAACTGCAACATTCCTAGCAATTTTATTTATCCCACTATTTTATGTATTAATCTCTAGATTAAGTAGAGAAAAAGAGGGAAATATCGCTGAAGATTTAAAAAAAGAAGAAGAAGAAAACAATAGCGAGAAATAA
- the uvrC gene encoding excinuclease ABC subunit UvrC → MNLEEKLKELPNDSGVYQYFDENGHLLYIGKAKVLKNRVKSYFKFTPKLLPADKLSPRIYKMISETTFVEWIVVPNEHDALILENSLIKQLKPKYNVLLRDDKTYPYIYVDLNEDFPRLEITRKIEKGKNIKYFGPYSSGAKDMLDSIYEIVPLVQKKSCIKGKSACLFYQIGKCKAPCVGKITKDEYKKLLDEALIYIYNKSKLLSKLKEKMKIYSDDFRFEDALNLRDRVKTIEKSQIKTGIDLATNEDLDIFAIKSGSKKAVIVRMFIRDGKLASSNYDFIKINDDLEFDLYEAYKRAIVNYYTNELPIIPKEIILADEILDLDDIEEFLYKRFNKKIKLINPKIDKKASIVKIALSNCDELLRVEASKNQTTIYEELKELFCLQTTPSLIESFDNSHLMGQATVGAMIVWNEDLGSFDKKSFRHYNLESKDEYSQMREMLMRRVESFSKNPAPDLWIIDGGETLLKLAFDIVQSIGVNLDIIAISKQKVDAKAYRAKGNARDIVHFKENGEYKSLNLLPSDKRLQFVQRQRDEAHRFAISFHKKKKRKEDKEISFLQISGIGEAKIKKLLLYFGEFEKIKSASLEELKTVLNEVDSKNIFDYFKKEENG, encoded by the coding sequence ATGAATTTAGAAGAGAAATTAAAAGAGTTACCAAATGATTCTGGAGTTTATCAATACTTTGATGAAAACGGTCATCTACTATATATTGGAAAAGCAAAAGTTTTAAAAAATAGAGTAAAATCTTATTTTAAATTTACTCCAAAACTCCTACCTGCTGATAAACTAAGCCCACGAATATATAAAATGATTAGTGAAACTACTTTTGTAGAGTGGATTGTTGTTCCAAATGAACATGATGCTTTAATACTTGAAAACTCTTTAATCAAACAGCTAAAACCAAAATACAATGTACTTTTAAGAGATGATAAAACCTATCCATATATTTATGTTGATTTAAACGAAGATTTTCCAAGACTTGAAATTACAAGAAAAATAGAAAAAGGTAAAAATATAAAATATTTTGGTCCTTACTCAAGTGGTGCAAAAGATATGTTAGATAGCATATATGAAATAGTTCCATTGGTGCAAAAAAAATCTTGTATAAAAGGAAAGAGTGCTTGTCTATTTTATCAAATAGGAAAATGTAAAGCTCCATGTGTTGGAAAAATAACAAAAGATGAGTATAAAAAACTTCTAGATGAAGCTTTAATATATATATACAATAAATCAAAACTTTTATCAAAACTAAAAGAGAAAATGAAAATATATTCAGATGATTTCCGTTTTGAAGATGCTTTAAATTTAAGAGATAGAGTAAAAACTATTGAAAAATCGCAAATCAAAACAGGTATAGATTTAGCAACAAATGAAGATTTGGATATATTTGCTATAAAATCTGGTAGTAAAAAAGCTGTAATTGTAAGAATGTTTATAAGAGATGGAAAACTTGCATCTTCAAATTATGATTTTATAAAAATAAATGATGATTTAGAGTTTGATTTATATGAAGCCTACAAAAGAGCTATTGTAAACTACTACACAAATGAGCTTCCAATTATCCCAAAAGAGATTATTTTAGCTGATGAAATTTTAGATTTAGATGATATTGAAGAGTTTTTATATAAGAGATTTAATAAAAAGATAAAATTAATAAATCCAAAAATAGACAAAAAAGCTAGTATTGTAAAAATTGCATTAAGTAACTGTGATGAACTTCTAAGAGTTGAAGCTTCAAAAAATCAAACAACTATATATGAAGAGTTAAAAGAACTATTTTGCCTACAAACAACTCCTAGCTTAATAGAAAGTTTTGACAACTCTCACTTAATGGGACAAGCAACAGTTGGAGCTATGATTGTTTGGAATGAAGATTTAGGCTCTTTTGACAAAAAATCTTTTAGACACTATAACCTTGAATCAAAAGATGAATACTCACAAATGAGAGAGATGTTAATGAGAAGAGTTGAGAGCTTTTCAAAGAATCCAGCTCCTGATTTATGGATTATAGATGGTGGAGAAACTTTGCTAAAACTAGCTTTTGATATTGTGCAAAGTATTGGGGTAAATTTGGATATTATTGCGATTTCAAAGCAAAAAGTAGATGCCAAAGCCTATAGAGCAAAAGGTAATGCAAGAGATATAGTCCATTTTAAGGAAAATGGTGAATACAAAAGCTTAAATCTTCTTCCAAGTGATAAAAGATTACAGTTTGTACAAAGACAAAGAGATGAAGCACATAGATTTGCTATTAGTTTTCACAAAAAGAAAAAAAGAAAAGAGGATAAAGAGATTTCCTTTTTACAAATAAGCGGAATAGGTGAAGCTAAAATAAAAAAACTTCTTCTATATTTTGGTGAGTTTGAAAAAATAAAAAGTGCAAGTTTAGAAGAGTTAAAAACTGTTTTAAACGAAGTTGATTCAAAAAATATATTTGATTATTTTAAAAAGGAAGAAAATGGCTAG
- a CDS encoding alanine racemase gives MARILLNKDNLFYNLEAISQKATSKEKVAVVLKDNAYGHGIVEIATLSKEFGIKKAVVRSIEDAQKIKDYFPYILILAPRDFHNYSHTFHIALNTLENIEKIPRNSNVHIKIDTGMHRNGIAIDDIEVAILGLLKQKANITGVFTHHKGADELSTNFFFQKELFSKAKAKVKEVCEKLFLPLPAFHSCNSSALFREKNFEELNEDFARAGIATYGYLEDDLPFGFPKLKPVMSLWASKMASRTLKRDQSVGYGGKFTASADMIVSTYDIGYGDGFLRLNENHKYTTPKGFEVLGRVSMDNLSINSNEEEVCLFDDVRELAKINNTITYEITCSLKENIKREIV, from the coding sequence ATGGCTAGAATATTATTAAATAAGGATAACCTTTTTTATAATCTAGAAGCTATAAGCCAAAAAGCAACAAGTAAAGAAAAAGTTGCTGTAGTTCTAAAAGATAATGCTTATGGTCATGGAATAGTTGAAATTGCAACATTATCAAAAGAGTTTGGTATTAAAAAAGCAGTCGTAAGAAGTATTGAAGATGCGCAAAAAATAAAGGACTATTTTCCATATATTTTAATCTTAGCTCCTAGAGATTTTCACAACTATTCACATACTTTTCACATAGCATTAAACACTCTTGAAAACATAGAAAAAATCCCACGAAATAGTAATGTTCATATCAAAATAGATACAGGAATGCACCGAAATGGAATAGCAATAGATGATATAGAAGTGGCTATTTTAGGGCTTTTGAAACAAAAAGCCAATATTACAGGAGTTTTCACACATCATAAAGGAGCAGATGAATTATCAACAAATTTTTTCTTCCAAAAAGAACTTTTTTCCAAAGCAAAAGCTAAGGTAAAAGAGGTATGTGAAAAACTTTTTCTACCACTCCCTGCTTTTCACTCTTGTAACTCATCCGCTCTTTTTAGAGAAAAAAATTTCGAAGAACTTAACGAAGATTTTGCAAGAGCAGGAATTGCAACTTATGGATATTTAGAAGATGATTTACCATTTGGTTTTCCAAAATTAAAACCTGTCATGAGTCTTTGGGCTTCAAAAATGGCAAGTAGAACATTGAAAAGAGATCAAAGTGTTGGTTATGGTGGAAAATTTACAGCTAGTGCTGATATGATAGTTTCAACTTATGATATAGGTTATGGAGATGGTTTTTTAAGACTTAATGAAAATCACAAATATACAACACCAAAAGGATTTGAAGTTTTAGGTAGAGTTTCTATGGATAACTTATCTATAAATAGCAATGAAGAAGAAGTTTGTCTTTTTGATGATGTAAGAGAGTTGGCTAAAATTAACAATACAATAACGTATGAGATAACTTGTAGCTTAAAAGAGAATATAAAAAGAGAGATAGTTTAA
- a CDS encoding iron-containing alcohol dehydrogenase, protein MENFSFCNPTQIEFGKDKEKNIGKYISKNGIKKVLLVYGSKRVINDGLFDVVIRSLKEHGVDFIAFGGVVSNPILGTIQNAIKIAKDEKVDGVLSLGGGSVLDSSKAIAVGTLYEADVWDFFLGKEQITKALPIFDIITLAATGSEMNGYAVVTNEKTKQKFSIWSPLIYPKVSVINPELQKSVSNEYLVYSATDVIAHTIEGYFTAKIQPKYMSRQVENIIKTVMETTQILIKNPDDYSARGEFAWAATNALNGTTTVGTSGFSFPNHLIEHALSALYNVPHGAGLSVVIPAWAKWYYKENEAQFIRFAKEIFGKNTALEGIEELENWFNKIGTPTRLKQFGLDKTNILDIIENLSYQNDIGKDDLEKILSNAL, encoded by the coding sequence ATGGAAAATTTTAGTTTTTGTAATCCAACACAAATTGAGTTTGGAAAAGATAAAGAGAAAAATATTGGAAAATATATAAGTAAAAATGGAATAAAAAAAGTTTTATTAGTTTATGGAAGTAAAAGAGTTATAAATGATGGGCTTTTTGATGTAGTAATAAGAAGCTTAAAAGAACATGGTGTAGATTTCATAGCTTTTGGTGGAGTTGTAAGTAATCCAATACTAGGAACTATTCAAAATGCTATAAAAATTGCAAAAGATGAGAAAGTAGATGGAGTTTTAAGTCTGGGTGGAGGTTCAGTTTTAGATAGTTCAAAAGCAATAGCTGTTGGAACTTTGTATGAAGCAGATGTTTGGGATTTCTTTTTAGGTAAAGAGCAAATAACAAAAGCTTTACCTATTTTTGACATAATTACTCTTGCAGCAACAGGAAGTGAGATGAATGGATATGCGGTTGTTACAAATGAGAAAACAAAACAAAAATTCTCTATTTGGTCGCCTTTGATTTATCCAAAAGTTTCAGTTATAAATCCAGAACTTCAAAAAAGTGTTTCAAATGAGTATTTAGTTTATTCTGCTACAGATGTAATTGCGCACACTATTGAAGGCTATTTTACAGCAAAAATCCAGCCAAAATATATGAGTAGACAAGTTGAAAATATTATAAAAACAGTAATGGAAACAACGCAGATTTTAATAAAAAATCCAGATGATTATAGTGCAAGAGGTGAGTTTGCATGGGCTGCAACAAATGCTTTAAATGGGACAACTACAGTTGGAACATCTGGTTTTTCTTTTCCAAATCACTTAATAGAACATGCACTTTCGGCACTTTATAATGTTCCTCACGGGGCAGGGCTTAGTGTAGTAATTCCAGCTTGGGCAAAGTGGTATTATAAAGAGAATGAGGCTCAGTTTATAAGATTTGCAAAAGAGATTTTTGGTAAAAATACAGCACTTGAAGGAATAGAAGAACTTGAAAATTGGTTTAATAAAATAGGAACTCCAACAAGATTAAAACAGTTTGGATTAGATAAAACTAATATTTTGGATATTATAGAAAATTTATCGTATCAAAACGACATAGGAAAAGATGATTTAGAAAAGATTTTAAGTAATGCTTTATAG
- a CDS encoding MFS transporter encodes METNIEKKSLWSAVWAMTLSAFVLIASEFMPVSLLTLMAQELEISNGYVGQTISISGLFAFFTSIFLTSFIGNINRKKVLQFFTLLMAISGLFVTFAPNIYILLVGRALLGIAIGGFWSMSASTIIRLVKKDDVPKALNILNGGNALATMIAAPLGSYLGGIIGWRGAFFIIVPIALITFFWQSRSLPSLEVKKKDKKSSVFDLFFLLKKKIVIFGMISVTFCFMGQFALFSYIRPYLEDVIKVDYQELSILLFVMGIFGFLGVFLIGKLLKKRLYSLLIFSPFMMMFVSICFVFVEHNFINIFVLISIWGFIGTPLAAVWWTWLSKTLLEDEIEIGGGLMVAVIQLSITFGAFFGGVLFDSFGYELTFLFSTLIFFFTSIFSFMTRNIYKNGI; translated from the coding sequence TTGGAAACTAATATAGAAAAAAAATCTCTTTGGAGTGCTGTTTGGGCTATGACTTTATCTGCTTTTGTTTTGATAGCTTCAGAGTTTATGCCTGTAAGTCTTTTAACTTTAATGGCACAAGAGTTAGAAATATCAAATGGATATGTAGGACAAACTATATCAATATCAGGATTATTTGCCTTTTTTACAAGTATTTTTTTAACTTCATTTATAGGTAATATTAATAGAAAAAAGGTTTTACAATTTTTCACATTACTTATGGCAATCTCTGGATTATTTGTAACTTTTGCTCCAAATATCTATATTTTACTAGTAGGAAGAGCTTTACTTGGAATTGCTATTGGTGGATTTTGGTCGATGTCAGCTTCAACTATCATAAGATTAGTGAAAAAAGATGATGTTCCAAAAGCACTAAATATTTTAAATGGAGGAAATGCACTAGCTACTATGATAGCTGCGCCATTAGGAAGTTATTTAGGTGGTATTATTGGTTGGAGAGGAGCATTTTTTATAATAGTTCCAATAGCTTTAATTACCTTTTTTTGGCAAAGTAGAAGTTTACCATCTTTAGAAGTGAAGAAAAAAGATAAAAAGTCATCTGTTTTTGACCTTTTTTTCCTTTTGAAAAAAAAGATAGTTATCTTTGGAATGATTAGTGTAACTTTTTGTTTTATGGGGCAATTTGCACTTTTTTCATATATTCGACCATACTTAGAAGATGTTATAAAAGTAGATTATCAAGAGTTATCAATTTTGCTTTTTGTTATGGGAATTTTTGGTTTTCTTGGAGTTTTTTTAATAGGAAAACTTCTAAAAAAGAGACTATATTCTCTTCTTATATTTTCACCTTTTATGATGATGTTTGTTTCTATTTGTTTTGTTTTTGTAGAGCATAATTTTATAAATATTTTTGTATTAATCTCTATTTGGGGATTTATAGGAACTCCACTTGCAGCAGTTTGGTGGACTTGGTTGAGTAAAACTTTGCTTGAAGATGAGATTGAAATAGGTGGTGGGCTTATGGTTGCTGTTATTCAGTTGTCTATAACTTTTGGTGCATTTTTTGGTGGAGTTCTTTTTGATAGTTTTGGATATGAACTGACTTTTTTATTTAGTACATTAATTTTCTTTTTTACATCTATTTTTTCTTTTATGACAAGAAATATCTATAAAAATGGCATCTAA
- a CDS encoding cyclophilin-like fold protein, which yields MLFGNDTLVLFYDSFSTSYSYTKIGYIDDLNCLEKALGKSNITIKFE from the coding sequence ATGCTTTTTGGTAACGATACTTTGGTTTTGTTTTATGATAGTTTTTCTACATCGTATAGCTACACAAAAATAGGTTATATAGATGATTTAAATTGTCTTGAAAAGGCTTTAGGAAAATCAAATATCACTATAAAATTTGAGTAA
- a CDS encoding twin-arginine translocation signal domain-containing protein: protein MQNDNSTRRDFLKKSAIATTTLAIVGGINAFW, encoded by the coding sequence ATGCAAAATGATAATAGTACAAGAAGAGATTTTTTAAAAAAAAGTGCAATAGCAACTACAACTTTAGCAATAGTAGGTGGAATAAATGCTTTTTGGTAA
- a CDS encoding AraC family transcriptional regulator, with amino-acid sequence MEKQRLELIEFIKSKYNYYGNLSSQIPNLDFYISKTKNINYSTHIMYEPSICIILQGEKAVGFGNELYTYGQNEYLIASTHLPATVKILDSKNDEIYISFRIKFSLEDIYEVLKNRDIQNINSKKISEKGLFFDKLNDDLYDAFYRLIKLLDKSNSEIEYLSSLIIKEILFLLINKKAGYFLSKFAMQDSISNKIAKVITYIKDNYKDKINIKELACMFTLSESSLYQNFKNITQLTPIQFQKNLRLQESQKLLSLQNIDILEVAILVGYESASQFSKDYSKMYGMSPKKHSNFLKNQNL; translated from the coding sequence ATGGAAAAGCAAAGATTAGAGTTAATAGAGTTTATAAAATCAAAATATAATTATTATGGAAATTTATCTTCTCAAATACCAAATTTAGATTTTTATATCTCAAAAACAAAAAATATAAATTACTCAACACATATTATGTATGAACCATCTATTTGTATAATTTTGCAAGGAGAAAAGGCAGTTGGTTTTGGAAATGAACTTTATACTTACGGTCAAAATGAGTATCTTATTGCTTCAACTCATCTACCTGCAACAGTTAAGATTTTAGATTCAAAAAATGATGAAATTTATATTTCTTTTAGGATTAAATTCTCTTTGGAAGATATTTATGAAGTATTAAAAAATAGAGATATTCAAAATATAAACTCAAAAAAAATTTCAGAAAAAGGACTATTTTTTGATAAATTAAATGATGATTTGTATGATGCTTTTTATAGGCTTATAAAACTTTTAGATAAATCAAATAGTGAAATAGAGTATCTATCATCTTTAATTATAAAAGAGATTTTATTTCTTTTGATTAACAAAAAAGCTGGATATTTTCTGAGTAAATTTGCAATGCAAGACTCTATTTCAAATAAAATAGCAAAAGTTATAACATATATAAAAGATAACTATAAAGATAAAATAAATATTAAAGAGTTGGCTTGCATGTTTACTTTGAGCGAATCATCTTTATATCAAAATTTCAAAAATATAACTCAATTAACTCCTATTCAGTTTCAAAAAAATCTTAGACTTCAAGAATCTCAAAAATTACTCTCTTTACAAAATATTGATATTTTAGAAGTTGCGATTTTGGTTGGATATGAGAGTGCTAGTCAATTTAGCAAAGATTACTCTAAAATGTACGGAATGTCCCCAAAAAAACACTCAAATTTTTTGAAAAATCAAAATTTGTAG
- a CDS encoding MalY/PatB family protein: MKYNFDKVINRKNTNCYKWDTTKDGVIPMWVADMDFEVAQPILNSIIKRTNHGVFGYTVVDDGYFDAEINWWKKRFNCEIKKEWIEPTTGVIPSLASIIQTFCQKNDKVLIQTPVYHYFAISIKNSGCEVLENELIYENDKYSVDLKDFEIKIKTHNPKLFILCNPHNQVGKVFSKDELKAMGEICQKYNVLVVSDEIHRDLVYKGFFHTPYISLGEDFLQNSITCTSATKTFNLAGLKASNIVVANKDLRVKLDKTLNKNEIKSLNVFGIEATKTAYQECEDWLDELLVYLEKNRDFVDNFLKENLPNLKLIEAEATYLLWIDISSLKIKSKDFTKKLEDFGNVRVISGITFGKNGDNFIRVNIACRKDILKEALLCIKKTIENF; the protein is encoded by the coding sequence ATGAAATACAATTTTGATAAAGTTATAAATAGAAAAAATACAAACTGCTATAAATGGGATACTACAAAAGATGGAGTGATTCCTATGTGGGTTGCTGATATGGATTTTGAGGTTGCACAACCTATACTTAATAGTATTATAAAAAGAACAAATCATGGAGTTTTTGGATACACAGTTGTAGATGATGGTTATTTTGATGCTGAGATTAATTGGTGGAAAAAAAGATTTAATTGTGAGATTAAAAAAGAGTGGATAGAACCAACAACTGGAGTAATTCCAAGTTTAGCTTCAATAATTCAAACTTTTTGCCAAAAAAATGACAAAGTTTTAATACAAACTCCTGTTTATCACTATTTTGCAATTTCTATAAAAAATAGTGGTTGTGAAGTATTAGAAAATGAGCTTATTTATGAAAATGATAAATATAGTGTAGATTTAAAAGATTTTGAAATTAAAATAAAAACTCATAATCCAAAACTTTTTATACTTTGTAACCCACACAATCAAGTAGGAAAAGTATTTTCAAAAGATGAACTAAAAGCTATGGGAGAAATTTGTCAAAAATACAATGTGCTTGTAGTTAGTGATGAAATACATAGAGATTTAGTTTACAAAGGATTTTTTCACACTCCTTATATATCTTTGGGTGAAGATTTTTTACAAAATTCGATTACTTGTACATCTGCTACAAAAACATTTAATCTAGCTGGATTAAAGGCCTCAAATATTGTTGTAGCAAATAAAGATTTAAGAGTAAAATTAGACAAAACTTTGAATAAAAATGAGATAAAAAGCCTAAATGTCTTTGGAATAGAAGCCACAAAAACTGCTTATCAAGAGTGTGAAGATTGGCTTGATGAACTTTTGGTTTATCTTGAAAAAAATAGAGATTTTGTTGATAATTTTTTAAAAGAGAATTTACCAAATTTAAAACTTATAGAAGCAGAAGCTACATATTTGTTATGGATTGATATAAGTTCTCTTAAAATAAAATCAAAAGATTTTACAAAAAAACTTGAAGATTTTGGAAATGTAAGAGTAATATCTGGAATAACTTTTGGAAAAAATGGAGATAATTTTATAAGAGTTAATATTGCTTGCAGAAAAGATATTTTGAAAGAGGCTTTGCTTTGTATTAAAAAAACTATTGAAAATTTTTAA